From Mannheimia pernigra, one genomic window encodes:
- a CDS encoding efflux RND transporter periplasmic adaptor subunit, with protein sequence MTTKTQTPGKGRKFFIVLTLLIVLVVFAAIVGLQLIGKKAKADAAANMPESVSEVTAMHVTAQAWTPMLSAVGYIRPNQGAMLSAETSGVVKRILVTSGQRVTKGDLLVEFDSSVEQANLRASEAQLSTAKTNFERYRKLVASNSASKAEFDNAQSTYNQLLANIESLRSTIKRRQIYAPFSGVAGIVNVNVGQYITMGTEIVRVEDQSAMKVRFSLPQTNITQISVGQKVTAEIDALPEHRFSARIVAIDPAVDRLTGLINVEAVIEEGQEKLLSGMFVRLNIALPTQTEQVVVPQISVAYTMYGETVYVLQPLSEADKEMVKKMSARNPSLDVNKMYRAKQVEVKTADRQANYSQLIKGVKAGDLIVTGGLQRLSNHSLVKVVDAEAVGVTTPEKNSKL encoded by the coding sequence ATGACAACGAAAACGCAGACGCCAGGCAAAGGCAGAAAGTTTTTTATTGTGCTCACATTGTTAATTGTATTGGTTGTGTTTGCCGCAATCGTCGGGTTACAACTCATTGGGAAGAAAGCAAAAGCAGACGCAGCAGCGAATATGCCTGAATCTGTTAGTGAAGTGACGGCAATGCACGTTACCGCACAGGCGTGGACGCCAATGCTTTCGGCGGTAGGTTATATCCGCCCAAATCAAGGGGCTATGCTAAGTGCTGAAACATCAGGTGTGGTAAAGCGTATTTTAGTGACATCAGGTCAGCGTGTGACAAAAGGTGATCTTTTAGTTGAATTTGATAGTAGCGTTGAACAGGCTAATTTAAGAGCATCAGAAGCTCAACTTTCAACAGCAAAAACGAATTTTGAGCGTTATCGTAAGTTGGTTGCCTCAAACAGTGCTTCAAAAGCGGAGTTTGATAATGCACAATCGACTTACAATCAATTACTGGCGAATATTGAGTCATTGCGTTCTACTATCAAGCGTCGTCAAATTTATGCACCATTTAGCGGTGTTGCAGGTATCGTCAATGTAAATGTGGGTCAATATATTACGATGGGAACGGAAATTGTGCGTGTTGAAGACCAATCGGCAATGAAAGTTCGTTTTAGCCTTCCTCAAACAAATATCACCCAAATTTCTGTTGGGCAAAAAGTAACGGCAGAAATTGATGCCCTGCCAGAACATCGCTTTTCTGCACGTATTGTAGCAATTGATCCTGCTGTTGATCGTTTAACTGGCCTAATCAATGTAGAGGCGGTTATTGAGGAAGGGCAAGAAAAATTGCTTTCGGGTATGTTTGTTCGTTTAAATATTGCGTTACCAACCCAAACTGAGCAAGTTGTAGTACCACAAATTTCTGTGGCTTACACGATGTATGGAGAAACTGTTTATGTTTTACAGCCTTTATCTGAAGCAGATAAAGAGATGGTTAAAAAAATGTCAGCACGAAATCCAAGTTTAGATGTAAATAAAATGTACCGTGCAAAGCAGGTGGAAGTAAAAACCGCTGATCGTCAAGCTAACTATTCACAATTAATTAAAGGTGTAAAAGCAGGCGATTTAATTGTAACAGGTGGTTTACAGCGTTTAAGTAATCATTCGTTGGTAAAAGTGGTTGATGCTGAAGCTGTCGGTGTAACTACCCCTGAAAAAAACAGCAAACTTTAA
- a CDS encoding YejL family protein, protein MATKSKYHTKQFDALLADLIAAIEKHKAPVDLSLMALGNMVTHILSDNIQNPTQREALAEAFARALKQSLKTQ, encoded by the coding sequence ATGGCAACAAAATCTAAATATCATACAAAACAATTTGATGCGTTATTAGCCGATCTCATTGCTGCGATTGAAAAGCACAAAGCCCCTGTTGATTTATCTTTAATGGCATTAGGCAATATGGTCACGCATATTTTAAGTGACAATATTCAAAATCCTACACAACGTGAAGCTCTTGCAGAGGCCTTTGCAAGAGCATTAAAACAATCATTAAAAACTCAATAA
- a CDS encoding efflux RND transporter permease subunit: MKFTDIFIKRPVLAVCISLLITILGLQAIKKLQVREYPEMTVSIVTVSVNYAGADAGLMQALVTSQLEEAVAQADNIDYMTSSSSPSTATITAKMKLNTDPNAALSDISAKVNAVRSNLPRGIDNPSIRVSTGSNDALMYIRFVSDELNTAQVTDYLNRVVKPQFFTVNGVSSVDVYGSTFGLRIWLDPDKMAIHKLSGSAVLSALSANNLQTAAGNTNGYYTVYKNKVLSTTPSVEELEQVTISTTADGRTIKLKDIATVELDKFQDVARATVSGKEAVVLAVSVATTANSLTVAKDIYPMFKQIVRNLPDSIQGDIVYDKTIAIDSSINEVIRTILEATVIVLVVIILFLGSLRAMIVPVITIPISLIGALFLLQMFGFSINLLTLLALVLAIGLVVDDAIVVLENVERHVKEGKTPFDAAIIGTREIALPVISMTITLAAVYSPMALMTGVTGTLFKEFALTLAGAVFISGIVALTLSPMMSSRVLKEEKEGEESRFARFVHRTLDKMTNGYTNMLSAVMAVRGFVLLFAVLIFASLPFLFTSLSNEVAPTEDRGFVVGISNGPSNTNLDYTEEALAPFNEKVSNIPEVSSVMTISGIGGGSGALSIIALKDWNERTRGRAEISNEIAALGKKVVAMDVNAIAFPEISTGENGLPFSLVITSADSYEKLAIVASEFLKKAQASGQFFFANLDLKFDTATMNMKFDREKMGVYGVTMQQVSSTLGAFLSGAIITRVDIDSRAYPIVSQAVRNDRLNPENLMNYFVTTASGESIPLGSFVTMELTTSLSSLPRMSQLNSATIGGVVSGSIGDAVNWAKAELDRTLPTGYQYDFRGESRQFIQEGNAMVITFALAVVIIYIVLAIQFESWRDPFVILVSVPLAVSGALLVMNIPSAIKGLFMGIAAGTGSKEMMAFANSIWTAGYTLNIYSQVGLITLVGLITKHGILMCEVAKEEQLNHGKSRYEAIVYAATVRLRPIMMTTAAMISGLIPLLFAVGAGATARFSMGMVIVSGLAIGTLFTLFVLPVIYTFLGQKHKPLREFDEQKYFPMIK; this comes from the coding sequence GTGAAATTTACTGATATCTTTATTAAACGCCCTGTTTTAGCGGTTTGTATTAGTTTATTAATAACTATTTTAGGATTACAAGCGATTAAAAAATTGCAGGTGCGTGAATATCCAGAGATGACGGTTTCTATTGTAACGGTAAGTGTGAACTATGCAGGTGCCGATGCAGGTTTAATGCAAGCTCTTGTTACCTCACAGTTAGAAGAAGCTGTTGCTCAGGCTGATAATATCGATTATATGACTTCATCAAGTTCGCCAAGTACAGCAACAATTACTGCGAAAATGAAGCTAAATACTGATCCAAATGCGGCACTTTCTGATATTTCAGCTAAAGTCAATGCGGTACGTTCAAACCTACCTCGTGGCATTGATAATCCATCTATCAGGGTTTCAACAGGTTCGAATGATGCGTTAATGTATATTCGATTTGTTTCTGATGAATTAAATACAGCACAAGTAACCGATTATCTAAACCGAGTGGTTAAACCGCAGTTCTTTACCGTAAATGGTGTGTCAAGCGTTGATGTGTATGGCTCAACTTTTGGTTTACGCATTTGGTTAGACCCAGATAAAATGGCGATTCATAAATTATCAGGCTCAGCGGTGTTATCTGCATTAAGTGCTAATAATTTACAAACAGCAGCAGGTAATACTAACGGTTATTATACGGTTTATAAAAACAAAGTATTATCAACTACGCCTTCCGTTGAGGAATTAGAACAAGTAACGATTTCAACAACGGCAGACGGTAGAACGATTAAACTTAAAGATATTGCCACAGTTGAGTTAGATAAATTCCAAGATGTTGCTCGTGCAACAGTAAGCGGCAAAGAAGCGGTTGTTTTAGCGGTGTCTGTTGCAACAACAGCTAACTCGCTTACGGTTGCAAAAGATATTTACCCGATGTTTAAACAGATCGTTAGAAACTTACCGGATAGTATTCAAGGGGATATTGTTTACGATAAAACGATTGCGATTGATAGCTCAATCAACGAAGTTATTCGTACTATTTTAGAAGCAACTGTGATTGTACTCGTGGTCATTATCTTATTCCTAGGCTCACTTCGTGCAATGATTGTACCGGTTATTACCATTCCAATTTCACTTATTGGAGCATTATTCTTACTTCAAATGTTTGGCTTTTCTATCAATCTTCTAACCTTACTGGCTCTAGTGTTGGCAATTGGTTTGGTAGTTGATGATGCAATTGTTGTATTAGAAAATGTAGAACGCCACGTTAAAGAAGGTAAAACACCGTTTGATGCAGCAATTATTGGTACGCGTGAAATTGCGTTACCAGTAATATCAATGACAATCACATTAGCGGCAGTATATTCTCCGATGGCTTTAATGACAGGGGTTACTGGCACGCTTTTTAAAGAATTCGCCTTAACTCTTGCGGGTGCAGTATTTATTTCAGGCATTGTTGCTCTTACCCTCTCGCCAATGATGTCTAGCCGAGTGTTAAAAGAGGAAAAAGAGGGGGAAGAATCTCGTTTTGCTCGCTTTGTGCATCGTACGCTAGATAAAATGACAAACGGCTACACCAATATGCTAAGTGCTGTAATGGCAGTGCGTGGTTTTGTGTTACTTTTTGCGGTATTGATTTTTGCAAGTCTTCCTTTCTTATTTACTTCTCTTTCAAATGAAGTTGCACCAACAGAGGATCGGGGCTTTGTAGTGGGAATTTCAAATGGGCCTTCTAACACAAACTTAGATTATACAGAGGAAGCATTAGCACCATTTAATGAAAAGGTATCAAATATTCCTGAAGTGTCATCGGTAATGACCATATCAGGCATTGGCGGTGGTAGTGGAGCACTATCTATTATTGCGTTAAAAGATTGGAATGAACGTACACGTGGGCGTGCAGAAATCTCCAATGAAATTGCAGCACTGGGCAAAAAAGTCGTTGCAATGGACGTAAATGCGATCGCTTTCCCTGAAATATCAACAGGCGAAAATGGTTTACCATTCTCACTTGTGATTACAAGTGCAGACAGCTATGAAAAACTTGCTATTGTTGCATCAGAGTTCTTGAAAAAAGCACAAGCATCGGGTCAGTTTTTCTTTGCAAACCTAGATTTGAAATTTGACACGGCAACGATGAATATGAAGTTTGACCGTGAAAAAATGGGCGTCTATGGCGTGACGATGCAACAAGTGAGTAGTACATTAGGCGCATTCTTATCAGGAGCCATTATTACCCGTGTAGATATTGACTCCCGTGCTTACCCAATCGTATCTCAAGCCGTGCGTAACGATCGTTTAAACCCTGAAAATTTAATGAACTACTTTGTAACAACCGCAAGCGGGGAATCTATTCCGTTAGGTTCATTTGTTACAATGGAATTAACCACCTCGCTCTCTTCTCTGCCACGTATGAGCCAATTAAACTCCGCAACTATTGGTGGGGTAGTATCAGGCTCTATTGGTGATGCGGTAAACTGGGCGAAAGCAGAGTTAGATCGTACATTGCCAACAGGTTATCAATACGATTTTAGAGGCGAATCTCGCCAATTTATTCAAGAAGGTAACGCAATGGTAATCACATTCGCACTTGCCGTTGTCATTATCTACATTGTGCTAGCAATTCAGTTTGAGTCTTGGCGTGATCCATTCGTCATCTTAGTTTCTGTACCGCTTGCAGTGAGTGGTGCGTTATTAGTAATGAATATTCCATCTGCAATAAAGGGATTGTTTATGGGGATTGCTGCTGGCACAGGATCAAAAGAGATGATGGCTTTTGCTAATAGTATCTGGACAGCAGGTTACACACTGAATATTTACTCACAGGTAGGGTTGATTACTCTTGTTGGCTTGATTACCAAGCACGGTATCTTAATGTGTGAAGTTGCAAAAGAAGAGCAATTAAATCACGGCAAATCCCGCTATGAAGCGATTGTTTATGCAGCCACTGTTCGTTTACGCCCTATTATGATGACCACAGCAGCGATGATTTCAGGCTTAATTCCGCTTCTTTTTGCTGTTGGTGCAGGGGCAACAGCGCGCTTTAGTATGGGGATGGTGATTGTATCTGGCCTTGCCATTGGTACACTTTTTACCTTATTCGTCTTGCCAGTTATCTACACCTTCTTAGGGCAAAAACACAAACCCTTGCGTGAGTTTGATGAGCAAAAATATTTCCCGATGATTAAATAA
- the guaA gene encoding glutamine-hydrolyzing GMP synthase, producing the protein MTNIHHHKILILDFGSQYTQLIARRVREIGVYCELWAWDVTEEQIREFNPTGIILSGGPESTTEANSPRAPEYVFNASVPVLGICYGMQTMAMQLGGLTETSDHREFGYVSVELKSADQLFANLNDDLTACDPKLDVWMSHGDKVTKLPTNFQITGVTPTCPIAAMSDESRRFYGVQFHPEVTHTKSGLELLTNFVVGVCGCERNWTPENIIEDAVARIKEQVGDDEVILGLSGGVDSSVTALLLHRAIGKNLHCVFVDNGLLRLNEGDQVMEMFGDKFGLNITRVNAEDRFLDALKGIDEPEAKRKTIGKVFVDVFDDESKKLTSVKWLAQGTIYPDVIESAASKTGKAHVIKSHHNVGGLPDYMKLGLVEPLRELFKDEVRKIGLALGLPAEMLNRHPFPGPGLGVRVLGEIKKEYCDLLRKADAIFIEELYNSDWYYKVSQAFTVFLPVKSVGVMGDGRKYDWVVSLRAVETIDFMTAHWAHLPYDLLGKISNRIINEVNGISRVVYDVSGKPPATIEWE; encoded by the coding sequence ATGACAAACATCCACCACCACAAAATTTTAATTTTAGACTTCGGTTCACAATATACCCAACTGATCGCCCGCCGTGTGCGTGAAATCGGGGTCTATTGCGAGCTTTGGGCTTGGGACGTGACCGAAGAGCAGATCCGTGAATTTAACCCGACTGGGATCATCCTTTCGGGTGGGCCGGAAAGCACCACCGAAGCGAACAGCCCACGAGCACCTGAATATGTATTCAACGCCAGTGTGCCGGTACTGGGTATCTGCTACGGTATGCAAACAATGGCGATGCAGTTGGGCGGTTTAACCGAAACTTCCGATCACCGTGAGTTTGGTTATGTCTCTGTTGAGCTGAAATCCGCCGATCAACTTTTTGCAAATTTAAACGATGATTTGACCGCTTGCGATCCGAAATTAGATGTTTGGATGAGCCACGGTGACAAAGTGACCAAGCTCCCAACCAACTTCCAAATCACAGGCGTTACCCCAACCTGCCCGATTGCGGCAATGTCGGACGAAAGCCGTCGTTTCTACGGCGTGCAGTTCCACCCTGAAGTAACCCACACAAAAAGCGGTTTAGAACTTCTAACCAACTTTGTGGTAGGTGTTTGTGGCTGTGAGCGTAACTGGACACCGGAAAACATTATCGAAGATGCCGTTGCTCGCATTAAAGAGCAAGTAGGCGACGATGAAGTCATTTTAGGCTTATCAGGTGGGGTAGATTCGTCTGTAACTGCGTTATTATTACACCGTGCCATCGGCAAAAACTTGCATTGCGTATTCGTGGATAACGGTTTGCTCCGCTTAAACGAAGGCGATCAAGTGATGGAAATGTTCGGCGATAAATTCGGCTTAAACATTACCCGTGTCAATGCGGAAGATCGTTTCTTAGATGCCTTAAAAGGCATTGATGAGCCAGAGGCAAAACGTAAAACTATCGGCAAGGTGTTCGTGGATGTGTTTGATGACGAGAGCAAAAAACTCACTTCAGTAAAATGGCTTGCACAAGGCACGATCTACCCAGATGTGATTGAATCAGCTGCCAGCAAAACAGGCAAAGCTCACGTGATTAAATCGCACCATAACGTGGGCGGTTTACCGGATTATATGAAACTTGGCTTAGTTGAACCATTACGTGAATTGTTTAAAGACGAAGTTCGCAAAATCGGCTTGGCACTTGGCTTACCAGCTGAAATGCTAAACCGTCACCCATTCCCAGGCCCGGGTTTAGGCGTACGTGTACTTGGTGAAATCAAAAAAGAGTACTGTGATTTGCTACGTAAAGCCGATGCAATTTTCATCGAAGAGTTATACAACTCAGATTGGTACTATAAAGTTAGCCAAGCCTTTACTGTATTCCTACCTGTAAAATCGGTGGGCGTAATGGGGGATGGACGTAAATACGACTGGGTTGTGAGCTTACGCGCTGTTGAAACCATCGACTTTATGACCGCACATTGGGCGCATTTACCTTATGATTTATTAGGTAAAATCTCCAACCGTATCATCAACGAAGTGAACGGTATTTCCCGTGTGGTGTATGATGTTAGCGGGAAACCGCCAGCAACGATTGAGTGGGAATAA
- a CDS encoding helix-turn-helix domain-containing protein yields the protein MENIAIAFGRAIRQLRKQKNLSQEELGFEADLQRIYVSKLELGQQQPSITTIFKLAKGLGCSATELIEKTEEELQQK from the coding sequence TTGGAAAATATCGCTATTGCATTTGGTCGAGCTATTCGCCAATTAAGAAAACAGAAAAATTTATCACAGGAAGAACTAGGATTTGAGGCGGATTTGCAACGCATTTACGTGAGTAAATTAGAGCTTGGACAACAACAACCTAGTATCACAACCATCTTTAAATTAGCTAAAGGATTAGGTTGCTCAGCTACAGAGTTGATAGAAAAAACTGAGGAAGAATTACAGCAAAAATAA
- a CDS encoding PDDEXK nuclease domain-containing protein encodes MAELQQHFGEIAGLIQTSRANALRAVNAELVNLYWNVGAYISQKLQHSEWGDKTVSELAKFLKQNEPDLKGFDRRGLYRMVQFYETYALEEFVSPLVSQIGQRQGKEIVSPVVTQLENSPETNIVSPVSRQFVPMDIRQTILGKVSWTNHLIIFTRCKIDVEREFYIRMSIKERYSKRELDRQISACQFERTMLGNTQLSPALKEFTQEIEPVFKDSYIFDFLNLPESHNESDLQKGLVSQMKNVILELGRDFLFMGQEYKLQVGNSDFFIDLLFYHRGLQCLVAFELKADKFRPEHLGQLNFYLEALDRDVKRENENPSIGILLCKDKDNEVVEYALNRNLSPAMVAEYQVLLPQKELLQRKLRELEI; translated from the coding sequence ATGGCGGAACTTCAACAACACTTTGGCGAAATTGCCGGTTTAATCCAAACCTCACGGGCGAATGCGTTGCGAGCGGTCAATGCTGAGCTGGTTAATCTCTATTGGAACGTTGGAGCCTATATCAGCCAGAAATTACAACATTCTGAATGGGGCGATAAAACCGTGTCGGAGTTGGCGAAGTTTTTGAAACAGAATGAACCGGATTTGAAAGGTTTTGATCGACGCGGGCTTTATCGTATGGTTCAGTTTTATGAAACCTACGCATTGGAAGAATTTGTGTCACCACTGGTGTCACAAATTGGGCAACGGCAAGGTAAAGAAATCGTGTCACCAGTGGTGACACAATTAGAAAACTCGCCTGAAACCAATATTGTCTCACCAGTGTCGAGACAATTTGTCCCAATGGATATTCGCCAAACTATTCTTGGAAAAGTCAGTTGGACAAACCACTTAATCATTTTCACTCGTTGTAAAATAGATGTGGAACGTGAATTTTATATTCGGATGTCAATCAAAGAACGGTATAGCAAACGAGAACTCGACCGCCAAATTTCCGCTTGTCAATTTGAACGAACAATGTTGGGCAACACGCAACTATCCCCTGCGTTAAAAGAATTTACCCAAGAAATCGAACCCGTTTTTAAAGACAGTTATATTTTTGATTTCCTGAATTTACCTGAAAGCCACAACGAAAGCGATTTGCAAAAAGGCTTAGTTTCGCAAATGAAAAACGTTATTTTGGAACTGGGTAGAGATTTCTTATTTATGGGGCAAGAATATAAATTGCAGGTAGGCAACAGCGATTTCTTTATTGATTTGCTGTTTTATCATCGTGGCTTGCAATGCCTTGTCGCCTTTGAACTGAAAGCCGACAAATTCCGCCCCGAACATTTAGGGCAGCTCAATTTCTATTTAGAGGCTTTAGATCGTGATGTGAAACGGGAAAACGAAAATCCGAGTATCGGTATTTTGCTCTGCAAAGATAAAGATAACGAAGTGGTTGAATACGCTCTAAACCGCAATTTATCGCCGGCAATGGTGGCAGAATATCAGGTGCTACTGCCACAGAAAGAACTGTTGCAACGGAAATTGCGGGAGTTAGAGATCTAA
- the guaB gene encoding IMP dehydrogenase: MLRIKQEALTFDDVLLVPAHSTVLPNTADLSTQLTKTIRLNIPMLSAAMDTVTETKLAISLAQEGGIGFIHKNMSIERQADRVRKVKKFESGIVSEPETVSPGMTLAELANLVKQNGFAGYPVVDENQNLVGIITGRDTRFVNDLSKTVREFMTPKERLVTVKENATREEIFHLMHEHRVEKVLVVNDDFKLKGMITLKDYQKAESKPNACKDEFGRLRVGAAVGAGPGNEERIDTLVKAGVDVLLIDSSHGHSEGVLQRVRETRAKYPNLPIVAGNIATAEGAIALADAGASAVKVGIGPGSICTTRIVTGVGVPQITAIAEAAEALKDRGIPVIADGGIRYSGDISKAIAAGASCVMVGSMFAGTEEAPGEIELYQGRAFKSYRGMGSLGAMSKGSSDRYFQSDNAADKLVPEGIEGRIAYKGFLKEIIHQQMGGLRSCMGLTGCATIEELRTKAQFVRISGAGIKESHVHDVAITKEAPNYRMG; the protein is encoded by the coding sequence ATGTTACGAATCAAGCAAGAAGCCCTCACATTTGATGATGTTCTTCTCGTCCCAGCACATTCAACCGTGCTCCCAAATACTGCTGATCTTTCTACTCAATTAACTAAAACTATCCGTTTAAATATCCCGATGCTTTCCGCCGCGATGGATACCGTAACCGAAACTAAACTGGCGATTTCCCTTGCTCAAGAAGGTGGTATTGGCTTTATCCACAAAAATATGTCGATTGAACGCCAAGCTGACCGTGTGCGTAAAGTGAAAAAATTTGAAAGTGGTATTGTTTCTGAGCCTGAGACGGTTTCGCCTGGTATGACGTTAGCGGAATTAGCCAATTTAGTAAAACAAAATGGCTTTGCAGGTTATCCTGTTGTGGATGAAAACCAAAATTTAGTTGGTATTATTACCGGTCGAGACACACGTTTTGTAAACGATTTAAGTAAAACTGTGCGTGAATTTATGACACCAAAAGAGCGTTTGGTTACCGTTAAAGAAAATGCAACTCGTGAGGAAATTTTCCACCTAATGCACGAGCACCGTGTGGAAAAAGTGTTGGTGGTGAACGATGATTTCAAACTAAAAGGAATGATCACACTCAAAGATTATCAAAAAGCCGAAAGTAAGCCGAATGCGTGTAAAGATGAATTTGGTCGCTTGCGTGTTGGTGCCGCAGTCGGTGCTGGCCCAGGCAATGAGGAGCGTATTGATACGTTAGTGAAAGCGGGTGTGGACGTATTATTAATTGATAGCTCCCACGGTCATTCCGAAGGCGTTTTACAACGTGTGCGTGAAACACGTGCAAAATACCCGAATTTACCGATTGTGGCAGGTAATATCGCCACCGCCGAAGGGGCGATTGCCTTGGCAGACGCTGGAGCAAGTGCGGTGAAAGTCGGTATCGGTCCAGGCTCAATTTGCACCACTCGCATCGTAACTGGCGTAGGTGTGCCACAAATTACCGCGATTGCAGAGGCTGCCGAAGCCTTAAAAGATCGTGGTATCCCTGTGATTGCTGATGGCGGTATTCGCTATTCAGGCGATATTTCCAAAGCGATTGCCGCAGGAGCAAGCTGCGTAATGGTTGGCTCAATGTTCGCTGGCACAGAAGAAGCCCCTGGCGAAATTGAGCTTTACCAAGGCAGAGCCTTCAAATCTTACCGTGGAATGGGCTCACTTGGTGCAATGAGTAAAGGTTCAAGTGACCGCTATTTCCAATCCGACAACGCCGCAGACAAACTCGTGCCAGAAGGCATTGAAGGGCGTATTGCCTACAAAGGCTTCCTAAAAGAAATTATCCACCAACAAATGGGTGGCTTACGTTCTTGTATGGGTTTAACTGGCTGTGCCACTATTGAAGAGTTACGCACCAAAGCCCAATTTGTGCGTATCAGTGGTGCCGGCATTAAAGAATCACACGTTCACGATGTTGCTATTACCAAAGAAGCACCAAACTACCGTATGGGCTAA
- a CDS encoding TetR/AcrR family transcriptional regulator, with the protein MSRRIEPKEDMVNRILLATEKRIVQDGLQNLSMRNIAKEADIASGTLYLYFKTKEDLLHCLATQLLECYNSYLSFEFNPEMELFEQYQALMKKKWLFLTERLDLVKQFQAVIGIDELIRETIADENSFWNQLIFEGKRQTLIVDLPNELLYSLSIGTLVDIKYLQKLNQEIHFEEYLDEIILRTWKAITF; encoded by the coding sequence ATGTCTAGGCGGATTGAGCCAAAAGAAGATATGGTAAACCGTATCTTATTGGCAACTGAAAAACGGATTGTTCAAGATGGGTTACAAAATCTTTCAATGCGGAATATTGCAAAAGAAGCAGATATTGCTTCGGGCACATTGTATCTTTACTTTAAGACAAAAGAGGATTTATTACATTGTTTAGCAACTCAATTACTTGAGTGTTATAACAGCTATCTCTCTTTTGAATTTAATCCAGAGATGGAACTGTTCGAGCAATATCAAGCGTTAATGAAAAAGAAATGGTTGTTTTTAACAGAACGATTAGATCTGGTAAAGCAGTTTCAGGCAGTGATTGGAATTGATGAGCTGATTCGTGAAACTATTGCAGATGAAAATTCATTTTGGAATCAATTGATTTTTGAAGGCAAGCGACAAACGTTAATTGTAGATTTACCCAATGAGTTACTTTATTCATTAAGTATTGGAACATTGGTGGATATTAAATATTTACAAAAACTCAATCAAGAGATTCATTTTGAAGAGTATCTTGATGAAATTATTTTACGCACTTGGAAAGCAATCACTTTTTAA
- a CDS encoding HAD family hydrolase, which produces MLQAIIFDMDGVIVDTEFVEFDLQQQFIEQHKEHDDEISFEARSEVCGKALSDIPEIMQRLTKSSLPLEDLKTRYQAFFENLFNNVDYPSIFRSDIKLILDYAKANNIKLAVASSSALAHIQRILTACGIIDEFDLIVSGEQFEHSKPDPTIYRYTCEKLGVPPENAVAIEDSYYGMKSAKTAGLTVIGYEEKRMLIDQSLADYMGKDMVEILGIIQARYNQAKQAG; this is translated from the coding sequence ATGCTCCAAGCTATCATTTTTGATATGGACGGCGTGATTGTCGATACGGAATTTGTCGAATTCGATCTGCAACAACAGTTTATTGAACAGCATAAAGAACACGATGATGAAATCAGTTTCGAGGCGCGTTCGGAAGTATGTGGCAAAGCATTGTCCGATATTCCTGAAATTATGCAACGGCTGACGAAATCGTCCCTCCCTTTGGAAGATCTGAAAACCCGCTATCAGGCATTTTTTGAAAATCTGTTTAACAACGTAGATTATCCGTCGATTTTTCGTTCGGACATCAAGCTGATTTTGGATTACGCCAAAGCAAACAATATCAAACTGGCGGTCGCCTCATCCTCTGCTCTTGCACATATTCAGCGAATTTTGACCGCTTGCGGCATCATTGATGAATTTGATTTAATCGTCAGCGGCGAGCAGTTTGAACACAGTAAACCCGACCCAACGATTTACCGCTACACCTGTGAGAAATTAGGAGTGCCTCCTGAAAATGCCGTGGCGATTGAAGATTCCTACTACGGAATGAAATCTGCAAAAACCGCAGGTTTAACCGTAATTGGCTACGAAGAAAAACGAATGCTAATCGACCAAAGTTTAGCGGATTATATGGGGAAGGATATGGTGGAGATTTTAGGGATTATCCAAGCACGCTATAACCAAGCCAAACAAGCGGGCTGA